The genomic region CCACACTCTGCCCGGCGCTCAGCTGGCGCAGTTCGCGCGAAATGGCGTCCTCACCGGTGAAATCTTCCAGCGCGCCAATCGAAACGAGTTCGTCAATCGCCGAAGCACGCGCTTTCATCTCTTCGGTCTTGCTCTCAATGCGCTCAATCGCCATGGTGATGTCGGCCATCTCTTCGCCCAAGCCGGTCACCGCTTCGTTGATTTTCACCTGGGCTTCGGCGGCGCTGTACTGCGCCTTGATGGTTTCCTTGCGCGTGCGGAAGGCTTCAATCTTCGCTTCCAGGCGGGCTTCGGCGTCTTGCAGGCGTTGTTGCTCAGCGGCCAATTGCTGAATTTGCTGTTCCAGGTCGGCCAGTTGCATGGCGGCGGTTTGTTTGCGTTGCAATGCCAGGCGTGCCAGGTCTTCACGGCCAGCCGCCAGCGCCTGGCGAGCCTGGTCTTCCAGTTTGGTGATTTTTTCACGCAGTTTTTCGGCTTGCAGTTCCAAGCGGCGGCGCGATGTCACCACTTCCACCAGGCCGCGCTTGACGTTTTGCAGCAATTGCAGTTGCCGCTGATACGAGTAATCAAGCGTAGCGGCGGGGTCTTCGGCGCCTTCCAGAAGTTGGCTGATTTTGGCGCGGATAATCGTCATAAACTGCGACAACAGACCCATAATGCGTCTCCTTTCCTTCGGTTTGATACGTTTAGTGTGGCTTGGGTATGGGGCGAAAGGTGTGATGTGATGGAACCATGTTCATCATACAGGATTTTCGCCCTTTTTTCAATGCGCATACACAAACCCCATACGTACACGCCGCTGTCTGGTTGCGTCGCACCTGAACGCTGTTCTTGTGATTGCCATGCGTTTGCATTGCTGGTATCGTATTGATACCGCCATACCAACCGACACAAGGGAGTGTGCCATGCCAATCCTCTCAACTTTTTCGATTGTCGCCTACGACCCCGAAACTCAATCCTGGGGGGTGGCTGTGCAGTCCAAGTTTTTGGCGGCGGGTGCGGTGGTGCCCTATGCCGAAGCGGGAGCCGGCGCCGTGGCAACGCAATCGTACGCGAATTTGCGCTATGGTCCGCTGGGGTTGCACATGATGCGCCTGGGAATGAGCGCCGAGGAGACGATTGCGGCGCTGACGGCGGGCGACCCCGGACGGGCAAAACGCCAGGTGGGGGTGGTTGACCGCGAAGGACGCGCGGCGGCCTTCACCGGTGATGAATGCTACCCATGGGCGGGGCACCGCGTGGGCGACCATTTTGCCTGCCAAGGCAACATTTTGGCCGGTCCACAGGTGGTGGACGCCATGTTTGAAACGTTCCGCGATTCACGCTCCGAATTCCCCTTGCGGCTGATTGAAGCGTTGGCGGCGGGGCAAGCCATGGGGGGCGACCGCCGCGGGCAACAGGCGGCGGGGCTGCTGGTGGTGCGTGCCGGCGCGGGCTACGGCGGTTTCAACGATGTGGCGGTTGATTTGCGCGTGGACGACCACGAGCGCCCGATTGACCGCTTGCGCGAACTCTACGACTTGCATACGCTCTACTTTGGCGAATCTCCCGAATCGGAACAAGAGCCGTTGACCGAAGACCTCATCCGCGAGTTGGTGCGCATTGCCCAACGCGCCGGACATTACACCGGCGAGGTTGTCGGTACTTTGACGCGCGAAGTGCGCGAGGCGCTGGATGCGCTCATGGGCACCGAAAACCTGGAAATGCGCTGGCACCCCGACGAGAGGCGCATTGACCGCCCCGCGCTGGCGTTTTTGCGCAAGCGTTTCAAGCAAGAGTGATGCGTAGCGTTTGCCTCGGAGAAGGGCTATGCAACGAACATCGTTTCTTTCACACCTGGAATGCGGTTGGTGTGGCGCGACGTATGACGCCGACCGCTTGTGGAACCTCTGCCCAGCCTGTGAGCGCCCCTTGCTGGCACGCTACGACCTCGAAGCGGCGCGCCAAGCGTTCCCCCGCGAGGCGTTGCGCGGGCGTGAACCCACTTTGTGGCGCTACACCGAGATGTTGCCTGTGCGCGATCCCGCTTACCGTTTGACGTTGGGCGAAGGGTTTACGCCCTTGCTCCCCTTCAAGCGGTTGGGGGCGCGGCTTGGGCTGACTCACCTCTACGCCAAAGATGAAGGGCTGAACCCGACGGCTTCTTTCAAGGCGCGCGGCTTGTGCATGGCGGTTTCACGCGCCGCCGAACTGGGCGTCTCGCGGCTGGCCATTCCCACCGCCGGCAACGCTGGAAGCGCTCTTGCCGCCTATGCCGCGCGTGCGGGCATTCCGGCGCATGTGTTCGCCCCCGCCGACGTGCCGCCCGTCTTTGTGGCGGAGATGCGGGCGTTGGGCGCGGAAGTTACGCTGGTTGAGGGGCTGATTACGGATGCGGCGCGTTTTGTGCGCGAAGGCGTTGCCGCAGGACGCTGGTTTGATGTCTCCACACTCAAAGAACCCTACCGCGTTGAAGGCAAAAAGACGATGGGCTACGAACTGGCGGAACAATTCGGCTGGCGTTTGCCCGATGTCATCGTCTATCCGACCGGCGGCGGCACGGGGTTGGTGGGCATGTGGAAAGCCTTTGCCGAAATGGAAGCCCTGGGCTGGATTGACGACAAGCGCCCGCGCATGGTGAGTGTGCAGAGCGCCGGCTGTGCGCCGATTGTGCGCGCCTTTCAGCAGGGGGCTGACACGGCGGAGCCGTGGGAGAACGCGGCTACGATTGCCGATGGGCTGCGCGTACCGGCGGCTGTGGGGGATTTTCTCATTTTGCGCGCCATTCGCGAAAGCGGCGGCACGGCGGTGGCCGTTTCGGACGATGAGATTCGCGCTGCGCAACGCGAGATTGGCGCACAAGAAGGCGTTTTTGTCGCGCCCGAAGCCGCGGCAACGTGGGCGGCTGTTCAACACCTTGTGCGCGACGCCTGGATTGCCCCCGATGAGCGCGTGGTGCTCTTTTTGACGGGCAGCGGCTTGAAATACACCCACCTGGTGCAAGACGCATGAGCATGGTGAAAGGGGCGCTGGGGCGCATTCTGGTTGTGGCGGCGCTGGCGTTGCTGGTCTGGCCGCCTATGACGACGCCCTTGTTCCCACCGCCGACACCGCTCCCCGACGGCGCACTGGCGTTCGAGCAGGGGCGTTTGCTGACACGTGAGGGCTGGCTGGTGCTCGTGCTGGAGGGCGCGCCCTACGAGATGGGGGTTCAGCAAGGCGTGCTGCTGGGGGCGCGGTTGCGCGGGCTGCTGCAAGATGTGGTCTATCCGGCTCTGCTGGACGCCGGATGGGACGGGGCAACGCTTCTGCGTGTAGCGCGGGCTTCCTTTTCGGCATGGCCGGCTTGGGCGCAGGAAGAAGCCCGCGGCGTAGCGGCTGGGGCGGGTATTGCCTTGCACGATGTTGTTCTGCTGAATGCGTGGCCGTTCATGTTGATTGACCCGCCCGCGTTGCACGCCGACCTGGCGCGCTGGTCGCCGCCTTTCCGCGTGGATGCGGAGATGGCTTTGGCGGCGCGCCCTCTGCCCGAACCGCCTGCTCCCTGGCCGACGCGCCCACTGGTTTCCCCTGTGCAAGCGCCTTTGGCGGGGGTGCTCTGGGCGGCGGGGGGCGAGGTGAACGCGACCCGTGAATGGCTGGCGGGGGGGTATCTCTCTGCACCGCCGTCTGCGCCCTATGGGCTTGTCGTCGTCCGTCGTCCGCCGGCGGGGCGCGCCAGCCTGGGGGTGGCGTTGCCCGGCTGGGTGGGGGTGCAGGTGGGCATGCAGGATGGCGGGTTGACCATTGGGTGGGCGCCCTTGCCGACGCAAGACCGTGCCGTGGCGGGCGCACCGCCGCAGGTTCTCGTGCAGGCGGCGCTCTCCGCTGCACACACGCACGAAGATGTCCCCGAAATCGTTTTGGGAACGCCCCGACTGGTGGGCGGCGACCTGCTGGCGGTGGATGCCGAGGGTGCGCTGCGCGTGCTCTTTTCGGGGCGCATGTTTGCCGTCGAGACGGCCGATGCGATGCTTGTGGCGCCGACGGCATTGCCCGCAACAATGGCGGTCTCCGACCAACCCGCGTACCTGGATGACGCCGCCCGTCGCGCGGCATGGCTGAGCGCCAACGCCGGCTTTTTGACGCGCGACGCCTACGCTTCGGCGTTGACGGAGATGGGGGGGGCGCACCCCGACGGCTGGTTGGCGTGGTACGCCGCCCCGGCGGAAGGTACAATGTGGTTGGCAACGCAAGCCGGTGCGTTTCCCGCGCCGGCGTCGGAATTCCTGGCTTGGACACAAACAACCTGGCTAAACGAGGAGCGAGCGCCGTGAAAACGTTTACTGTGGAAGAAGCCAATGCCTTATTGCCGCTGTTGCGTCCACGTGTGGAGGCGTTGCTGAAACTGCGCGGCGAGATTCTGCACCATCGAAGTGAAGTGCTGGCGATTGTCGAAGGGGCGGAAGGCGAAGGGGGAAGCCGCTCGGCGACCGAAATGGCAGACCGCTTTCGCCGTATGCAAATGCTGGTGGAGAGCATTCAACGTTTCGGCGTCGTGGTGCGTGATGTCAATAGCGGCTTGATTGATTTTCCCGCCGAGCGGCATGGTCAGCGGGTCTATCTTTGCTGGCAATATGGCGAGCCGCGTATCCTCTACTGGCATGAGGAGCATGTGGGCTACGCTGGGCGTCGTTCGATTGAAGAGTGGTGAGGAGGTGCAGCATGACGACCTACCGCCTGCGGGAAGGAAACGAGCAGGATTGGACGATAGCGCTTCGACGCCTGGCGGAACGCTCATGGGGCACATTGCCCGAACACCTGCGCCGCCGCACAAGCCCCCAACAGGTCTATCGTGAAACGGACGCCACGGCGCGCGCCATTTTGAACAGCGGCGGCTGGCATTATCTCATCGTTGCCGAGAATGAGCAGGGCGAGAATGTGGGGCATCTGTGGGTGGGCGAAGCCCGCGACAGTTTCACCGGTATCAAACGGGGCTACATTTACGATATTTTTGTCGAACCGGCGCACCGCCGACGCGGTCTTGGGCGGCGGCTCATGCTTGAAGCCGAGCGCCTCTGCCGTCAACGGGGCGACCATGAGATGGGGTTCAGTGTGGAAGTGAACAACATTGCCGCGCGGCGGTTGTATGAATCGCTGGGCTATCGAACCGAGTACCTGGTGATGAGCAAGCCGCTGGTGGATAGCGAGCGGGAGTGATGCAAAACGCCCGGCGCACCTGGTGAGTGTGGCTTTCAATTTTGCCCCCACCCCAAACCTGATTACAATCGCCCCCGATCCGGCGATGATGCGGTCACTTCGTGGGAATGTCCCCAACGCGAAGTGGCCTTTTTTTGTGCAAACTGACAGAGGAGGGTGAGATGCCACACGTTTGGGAACAGGGTCCCCCGGCTCGCCTCGTGCTCGAAGACGGTAGCGTCTGGCATGGGTACGGCTTTGGTGCTGAAGGCACACGGGTGGGCGAAGTCGTTTTCAACACCAGCATGACCGGCTACCAGGAGATTATCACCGACCCCAGTTACGCCGGGCAAATTGTGGTGATGACCGCGCCCCACATTGGCAATACGGGCGTAACGCCCGAAGATGACGAGGCGAGCCGCGCATTCCTGCGCGGCTTTGTTGTACGTGAGTACAGCCCCGTTGTCTCGAACTGGCGCGCCCGCGCTTCGTTGTCCGCTTGGCTGGCGGAACAGGAAATTGTTGCCATTCAGGGCGTTGACACACGCGCTATCACGCGCCGCCTGCGCGAAAAAGGAAGTTTGCGGGGGCTGATTACCACAGACGCCACCCGCTCTGACGCCGACTTGCTGGAAGAAGTGCGCGCCTGGCCTGGGCTGGATGGCGTGGATATGGTGCAAACCGTCACCTGCGCCGAGGCATACCACTGGACCGAGCCAACCGCCGACGCCTGGGAGTTTCGCCAGTGGCAGGCGCACGGCGATGCCGCGCCCGCGCGCCCCTTCTACGTCGTTGCGTATGACTTTGGTATCAAGCGCAACATTTTGCGCCGCCTCACAAGCCACGGTTGCCGCGTCACCGTCGTCCCGGCGCATACGCCGGCTGAAGAGGTGTTGGCGCTCAACCCGGACGGCGTTTTCCTCAGCAACGGTCCCGGCGACCCCTCGGCGCTCCCCTACGCGGTCGAAGCGACCCGCGCCCTGCTGGGGCGTGTGCCTATCTTCGGCATTTGCCTGGGGCACCAGATTTTAGGGCAGGCGCTGGGTGGGCGCACCTATCGCCTCAAATTTGGGCACCACGGCGGCAATCAGCCGGTGAAATACCTGCGCACCGGGCACGTTGAAATCAGCGCCCACAACCACAACTTCGCGGTTGACCCGGAGAGCCTTCCCCCTGATGTTGAGGTGACCCACGTCAACCTGAACGATGGCTGTTGTGAAGGGTTGCGCCATACGACCTTGCCTGCGTTCAGCGTCCAGTACCACCCCGAAGCCGCCCCCGGTCCTCACGATGCCGATTACCTGTTCGCCGAATTTGTGCGGCTGATGGCCGCTCACCGGCAAACCAAAGAAAACGTGCCAGGCGAATATCAAAAGACGCGCGAGGAGTAACCATGCCAAAACGGACTGACATTCAAAGCATTCTGGTCATCGGCGCAGGACCGATTGTCATTGGGCAGGCTGCCGAGTTTGATTACAGCGGCGCGCAAGCCGTGAAAGTGCTCAAACGTGAGGGGTATCGCGTCATTCTGGTGAACAGCAACCCCGCCACCATCATGACCGACCCCCAACTGGCGGATGCCACCTACGTTGAACCGCTCAGCCTCGACGTGTTGGAAGCCATCATCGCACGCGAACGCCCGGATGCGGTGTTGCCCACGGTGGGGGGGCAAACCGGTTTGAATCTGGGCGTGCAACTCGCCGAATCAGGTGTGCTGGAACGCTACGGCGTCGAACTGATTGGCGCGAGTTTGGAAGCCGTGCGGCTCGCCGAAGACCGCGAACGCTTCCGCCGCGCCATGGTTGACGCCGGTTTGGAAGTCCCGCTGGGGCGCATGGTGGGCTCGCTGGAAGAAGCCTTCGAGGTGGCCGATGAGATTGAACGCGCAACGGGGCGGCGCTTCCCCTTGCTGATTCGCCCCTCGTTTACGCTGGGGGGCAGCGGCGGTGGTATCGCCTTCAACGAAGAGGAGTTTGTGGACAAAGTCGAATTCGGGTTGCGCGAAAGCCCCGTGCATACCGTGCTGGTGGAAGAGAGCGTGCTCGGCTGGAAAGAGTACGAATTGGAAGTGATGCGCGACCGCGCCGACAACTTTGTGGTGATTTGTTCCATTGAAAACATTGACCCCATGGGGGTTCACACAGGCGATAGCATTACCGTTGCGCCGGCCATGACGCTCACCGACCGCGAATATCAACGCCTGCGCGATATGGCGCGCGTCGTCATGCACACGGTGGGCGTGGAAACAGGCGGCTCGAATGTGCAATTTGCCGTCAATCCGGCGGATGGGCGCACGCTCGTGATTGAGATGAACCCGCGCGTGAGCCGCTCATCGGCGCTGGCTAGCAAAGCGACGGGCTTCCCCATTGCCAAGATTGCGGCGTTGTTGGCGGTGGGGTACACGCTGGACGAAATCCGCAACGACATTACCCGCACCACGGTGGCGGCGTTCGAGCCGAGTATTGACTACGTGGTGACCAAAATCCCACGCTGGGCGTTCGAGAAGTTCCCCGGCGTTGACCCAACACTGGGACCGCAAATGAAGAGCGTCGGCGAAGTGATGGCGATAGGGCGCACGTTCAAGGAATCTCTGCTCAAAGGGTTGCAGTCGCTGGATTTGCCGCGCCCTTACTACCCAACCGGTCGCTATCGCGTCTGGGATGGTCGGCTGGAATCGCTGGCGGTGCCGCGCGCCGAGCGCATGTGGGCGCTGTGGGAAGCCCTGCGTGCCGGACACACCCCCGATGAGGTGGCGCAGGCGGCGAGCATTGACCGCTGGTGGCTCTACCAGTTAGCGCAGGTGGTGGCGCTGGAACGCGAATTGGTGCAGTATTCGCGCCTGGATGACGTTCCCGCCGAGGTGTTGCGTGTCGCCAAGCGCTACGGCTTCAGCGATGAACACATCGCCTGGCTGCTCGAAACCCCCGCGCTGGACGCCGTCACGCCCCGCCCCGCCGATGGCGGCGAAGCGGTGCGCCAGCGCCGTTTGGCGGAAGGCGTCGCCCCTACCTATCACGTTGTGGATACCTGCGCCGCCGAGTTTGAATCCTACACGCCCTATCTGTACAGTTCCTACGAAGTCGAAACCGAAGCGCCGCCAAGCACGCGCGAAAAAGTCATCATTCTGGGCGGTGGTCCCAACCGCATTGGGCAAGGTATCGAGTTCGACTATTGCTGTGTCCATGCCGCCTGGGCTATGCAGGACGACGGCTATGAAGCCGTCATGGTCAACTGCAACCCTGAAACCGTAAGCACGGACTACGACACGTCCGACCGCCTCTACTTTGAGCCGCTGACGCCCGAACACGTGCGCAACATTTGCGAACGCGAACAGCCGCTCAAAGGCGTCATCGTGCAGTTTGGGGGACAGACGCCGCTCAACCTGGTGGAAGCGCTGGACAAAGCGGGTATCCCCATTCTCGGCACGCCGCCGGACGCCATTCATCTGGCGGAAGACCGTGGGCGCTTTGGGGCGCTGTTGAAAGAGTTGGGCATTCCCAGCCCGGCGTGGGGTGTGGCGCGTTCGCTGGAAGAAGCGCAGCGCGTCGCCGCCGAGATTGGGTACCCCGTGGTGGTGCGCCCTTCGTATGTGCTGGGTGGGCGCGCCATGGCGATTGTGTACGACGAGGCGCACCTGGCGCAGTTCATCGAAGCGGCGTTTGAAGCCGCACCGGGGCAATCGGTGCTGATTGACCAGTACCTGGAAGATGCGTATGAGGTGGATGTGGACGCGGTCGCCGACGGCGAGCGTGTGGTGATTGGCGGTGTGATGCAGCATATTGAGGAAGCCGGTATCCACAGCGGCGATTCCGCCTGTGTGTTGCCCCCCTACAAGATTTCCTACTTCCACCTGAGCCGCATTCGGGATTACACCGAGCGCCTGGGGCTGGCGTTGGGGGTGCGTGGGCTGATGAACGTGCAGTATGCCATCAAGGATGATGAGGTGTATGTGCTGGAAGTGAACCCGCGCGCGAGCCGTACCGTGCCGTTTGTGAGCAAGGCGACCGGTGTGCCCCTGGCGCGGCTGGCGGCGTTGGTGATGGTGGGGCATACGCTGGAAGAATTGGGGCTGACGCGCGAGCCGGATGTGCCGGGCTTTTTCGTGAAGGAAGCGGTTTTGCCCTTCAAGAAGTTCCTGGGGGTGGACGCCCTGTTGGGGCCGGAGATGCGCAGTACGGGTGAAGTGATGGGCGTTGGTTGGCGGTTTGGTGAAGCGTTCAGCAAGGCGCAGTTGGCGGCAGGCGACCGCTTGCCCACCGAGGGGACGGTTTTCATCAGCGTCAACGATTTTGACAAGGGGGCGGCGCTCAAAATCGCGCGCGACCTGCACCGCCTGGGCTTTCGCTTGCTGGCGACGCGCGGCACGGCGGCGTTTTTTGCCAACGCTGGCTTGCCGGTGGAACCGGTCAACAAAGTCAGCGAAGGCAGCCCCCATGTGGTAGACCTCATCCGCCGTGGCGAGATTCACCTCATCATCAACACCCCGCTTGGGGCGACCGCCCACGACGATGGGCGTTCCATTCGCGTCGCGGCGGTGCGCTACGGCGTCCCCCTGCTGACCACGCTCAGCGCGGCGCAAGCCGCCGTCAATGGCATTCGTGCCATGCGCGAAGCCAAATGGGATGTGCGCCCGTTGCAGGTGCTCTAACAGCCAGCGCCAGCGGCGCAAAGCAAACGGGGCGGTGGTGAGCCGCCCCGTTTTGCGTTCAGCAGGGGGGAAGAAGGCGGCGCGTTAGCGCCAGGTGTCGGTACGGGTCAGGCTTCCGCCTGATGGTGTGGTGAATGTGCGATTGCCGCCGCTTTCCCAGACGACGGAGCCGCCATCCTTCTTGATGTACTTGTATTCGACCCACGTGTTTGCAGGTAGTTGAACGGTGCCGCGCCAGCGTGGGTAGGCGCTTGCCGAAAGCGGCACCGCCTGGGCGGTGTTCCAACTCCCCAGTGCGGGAATGTTGCCCACGACATAGACATTTTGCCCCCAATACGTGGTCGCGTACACGTCGAACGTGACCGCAACGCTGTTGCTCACTTTGCTGTTGGCGTGAATGGCGACGGCGCTCATCGGCGGCACCGAGAACGACGCTGTGCCGTCTGCGTTGACCGTGATGGTGTTGCCGGTGCAACTGCTGCCGTTGCGTTCGCCGCTGATCACGTCGCAGTACGTCCCTGCGGGCATGCCTGTCTGCAACGTTTGCGAAAGCCACTTCGACGTGTCGCGGTTGATGACCACAAATCCCAAATCCCCACGCCCGAACGCAATCTGGTTGTAGCCGTCGGTCCACCAATTGCTGACGTAGAACGCCGGCGCTGTCACATTGCGAAATTCAACCATGTTGGCGATGGGACGCCAGCGGTGTTCACACTTCCACTCAGCGCCAAAGCAGTTGAGCGAGCCGTCCGGGTTGTGGACGGGCTTGGTGGTCCCGTCGCTGTACGACGGCGGTCCCTGGTCGCGGTGGGAGAACTCATAACTCGACATAATGCGCGGGTAGCCGTAAGGCCATGCCAGCATGAAGACGTTGGCGAGATCGTACAGCGTGCCGTTCTTGTAGGTCACGACGTCGCCGCCGCCGCCGTGCCCCCGCTGGTTATCGTGGTTATCCACAAAAACCAGGGCTTTATCGCTGGGCATGAACCCCCATGCTTCGCCGAACGAGGAGAGCCACGAGAGTTGTCCATGCAAGAAAACGTTGCCCAGCGAGGTGCTGTAATCGAATTCGGTCACGTCGCCGTTTTGGAAGTATTCGTCGCCCGTGATGGGTTCACCCGCGGCTTCGATAACTTCCTGATAGATGTAGGGCGAGCCGTTCACACGCGCGAGAATGGCGGCAATATCGTTCGTGTTCATGTGCTTGGCGGCGTCAATGCGAAAGCCATCCACGCCAATGCTCACCAGGTCGTTCAGGTACGCGGCAATCGTGTTGCGCACGTATTCCGAACCGGTGTTGAGGTCGGCCAGGTTGACCAGTTCGCAGTTTTGCACCTGGTAGCGGTCACTGTACGACTGAATTTCGTTGCCCGGTGTGCCGCAGTAGTGGAAATCCCACGGCGCATAGTTGGGGTAATCGTAGTGGGTGTAGGTGGAACCCGCCGAGCCGACGCCGCTTTCTTGCCCCGTCATGTGGTTGATGACAGCGTCCACGTACACGTCCACACCGGCGGCGTGGCACCGCTGAACCATGTCAATGAACGCCTGCCGGTCGCCGCTGCGACTGACGAGTTGATACGAGACGGGTTGATACCGTTGCCACCAGGGGTAAGGTCCCCCGTCGGATGAGGTGACGATGGCATGTTCCTGCGGTGGGGAAACTTGCACAGCGGCAAACCCTTTCGGTCCGAGAAACTGCTCACATTCGAGCGCGATGTCTTCCCAACGCCATTCAAACAGGTGTACGGCAACCGTCCGCGTAGGCCCTTGGGCGAACGCAGGGCGCGGCGACGCCCAGAGCCAGAAAGCAACAACCAGGGCGCTGACAACCCAAACAACACGTAGACACGCAAAACGTGGACGTATCATGCCTTCTCTCCTTTGAACCTATTCAGTTGTCCGGCAGTTGATGGAATGGGGGGAAGCAGACGGCGGAAGTGTCGGCCGCAACCAAAAGGGAACGATTTTGAGAGCCAATAGAGAACGTTCCCAAAACGATTATAAAACAAGAGTGTGTCAATTCGATAGTACCACGGTACTACTACAATGTGTTGTTTTCGGGGCGAAAGTCCGCCGGTTTTTTCCCACATGTAAGCGGCATGTTGTCGAAAAATCGCTTTGCTTGTATGCTAGCCCCCCGTAGAAAAACCATGACATCGAGGATTGGCTATGCGCACAGAGGCTCGCATCACCCCGCGAGGGTGTCTTTCCGTGTTGGCGCTTGCTCTGGTTGTGGGGCTTTTTTGCTTTGTGGTTGGGCTGGTTGTTCAACTTGGGTGGCGCACCGCGCGAGCGCCCAAAGTGCGCCCTGAAATGACGGTAACGCCGCTTGGCGTGCCGGACGTGGAAACAGTGGCGACGCTCACGCCCACATCCACGGCTACACCCGAACCAACCGCCACGCCTGAGCCGACCGCCACGCCCACGCCGACGCACACGCCCACGCCAGAGCCTGAGTTCGAGGTTTATGTGGTGCAGTCGGGGGATACGCTGGCTAAGATTGCCCAGGAATTTGGCGTGACGGTGGAAGCCATTCTGGAAGCCAACCCCGAGATTGAAGACCCCAGCCGCATCGTTGTGGGGCAAGAAATTCGCATTCCACGCTAGCCCATGCACGTTCTGCTGATTGAGCCGTACGATATGGGGTCGCATGCGGTGTGGGCGCGGGGCGTCCAGCGGTACAGCGCCCACACCGTGGAGTTGTTGACGCTTCCGGGGCGCTTCTGGAAATGGCGCATGCATGGCGCGGCGGTAACGCTGGCGCCCAACATTCTGGCGCGTGAACGTATGCCCGACCTCATTGTGGCGACGGACATGCTCGATGTCACTACGCTTCTGGCGCTTACCCGTGCACGCACGGCGCAGACCCCCGTGCTGACCTACTTCCACGAGAACCAGCTCACCTACCCGTTTCCCCCCGGCACCAAGCGCGATTTGCACTATGGCTGGATCAATTACGTCTCGGCGCTGGCGTCCAACGCGGTGGCGTTCAATTCCGCCTATCATCGTGATGAATTCTTCGTTGAATTGCCTCGTCTTCTGAAACATTTTCCCGACTACAACAACCTGGAAACCATCGAAGACGTGCGGGCGCGGAGCGTCGTTTTGCATCCCGGGCTTGATTTGGGCTGGATTGACGAACCGGAGCCGCCGGGCGTCGCCGACGACCTTCCGCCGCGCGGGAGCCAGCCGCCGCTC from Ardenticatena maritima harbors:
- a CDS encoding tRNA-queuosine alpha-mannosyltransferase domain-containing protein; translated protein: MHVLLIEPYDMGSHAVWARGVQRYSAHTVELLTLPGRFWKWRMHGAAVTLAPNILARERMPDLIVATDMLDVTTLLALTRARTAQTPVLTYFHENQLTYPFPPGTKRDLHYGWINYVSALASNAVAFNSAYHRDEFFVELPRLLKHFPDYNNLETIEDVRARSVVLHPGLDLGWIDEPEPPGVADDLPPRGSQPPLILWNQRWEYDKGPETFFWALDRLAERGVPFRLALAGESFRLKPQEFLDARERFRDRIVHFGYAETARYRALLRRADLVVSTAIHEFFGLAVIEAIAAGCFPVLPKALAYPEYIPPAYSEAVFYSDREALVEKLAAYLQTGVPRVDEPLRRAMRRFDWRTQIQAYDALFERIVAAGV
- a CDS encoding carbohydrate-binding module family 20 domain-containing protein, whose protein sequence is MIRPRFACLRVVWVVSALVVAFWLWASPRPAFAQGPTRTVAVHLFEWRWEDIALECEQFLGPKGFAAVQVSPPQEHAIVTSSDGGPYPWWQRYQPVSYQLVSRSGDRQAFIDMVQRCHAAGVDVYVDAVINHMTGQESGVGSAGSTYTHYDYPNYAPWDFHYCGTPGNEIQSYSDRYQVQNCELVNLADLNTGSEYVRNTIAAYLNDLVSIGVDGFRIDAAKHMNTNDIAAILARVNGSPYIYQEVIEAAGEPITGDEYFQNGDVTEFDYSTSLGNVFLHGQLSWLSSFGEAWGFMPSDKALVFVDNHDNQRGHGGGGDVVTYKNGTLYDLANVFMLAWPYGYPRIMSSYEFSHRDQGPPSYSDGTTKPVHNPDGSLNCFGAEWKCEHRWRPIANMVEFRNVTAPAFYVSNWWTDGYNQIAFGRGDLGFVVINRDTSKWLSQTLQTGMPAGTYCDVISGERNGSSCTGNTITVNADGTASFSVPPMSAVAIHANSKVSNSVAVTFDVYATTYWGQNVYVVGNIPALGSWNTAQAVPLSASAYPRWRGTVQLPANTWVEYKYIKKDGGSVVWESGGNRTFTTPSGGSLTRTDTWR
- the carB gene encoding carbamoyl-phosphate synthase large subunit; translated protein: MPKRTDIQSILVIGAGPIVIGQAAEFDYSGAQAVKVLKREGYRVILVNSNPATIMTDPQLADATYVEPLSLDVLEAIIARERPDAVLPTVGGQTGLNLGVQLAESGVLERYGVELIGASLEAVRLAEDRERFRRAMVDAGLEVPLGRMVGSLEEAFEVADEIERATGRRFPLLIRPSFTLGGSGGGIAFNEEEFVDKVEFGLRESPVHTVLVEESVLGWKEYELEVMRDRADNFVVICSIENIDPMGVHTGDSITVAPAMTLTDREYQRLRDMARVVMHTVGVETGGSNVQFAVNPADGRTLVIEMNPRVSRSSALASKATGFPIAKIAALLAVGYTLDEIRNDITRTTVAAFEPSIDYVVTKIPRWAFEKFPGVDPTLGPQMKSVGEVMAIGRTFKESLLKGLQSLDLPRPYYPTGRYRVWDGRLESLAVPRAERMWALWEALRAGHTPDEVAQAASIDRWWLYQLAQVVALERELVQYSRLDDVPAEVLRVAKRYGFSDEHIAWLLETPALDAVTPRPADGGEAVRQRRLAEGVAPTYHVVDTCAAEFESYTPYLYSSYEVETEAPPSTREKVIILGGGPNRIGQGIEFDYCCVHAAWAMQDDGYEAVMVNCNPETVSTDYDTSDRLYFEPLTPEHVRNICEREQPLKGVIVQFGGQTPLNLVEALDKAGIPILGTPPDAIHLAEDRGRFGALLKELGIPSPAWGVARSLEEAQRVAAEIGYPVVVRPSYVLGGRAMAIVYDEAHLAQFIEAAFEAAPGQSVLIDQYLEDAYEVDVDAVADGERVVIGGVMQHIEEAGIHSGDSACVLPPYKISYFHLSRIRDYTERLGLALGVRGLMNVQYAIKDDEVYVLEVNPRASRTVPFVSKATGVPLARLAALVMVGHTLEELGLTREPDVPGFFVKEAVLPFKKFLGVDALLGPEMRSTGEVMGVGWRFGEAFSKAQLAAGDRLPTEGTVFISVNDFDKGAALKIARDLHRLGFRLLATRGTAAFFANAGLPVEPVNKVSEGSPHVVDLIRRGEIHLIINTPLGATAHDDGRSIRVAAVRYGVPLLTTLSAAQAAVNGIRAMREAKWDVRPLQVL
- a CDS encoding LysM peptidoglycan-binding domain-containing protein yields the protein MRTEARITPRGCLSVLALALVVGLFCFVVGLVVQLGWRTARAPKVRPEMTVTPLGVPDVETVATLTPTSTATPEPTATPEPTATPTPTHTPTPEPEFEVYVVQSGDTLAKIAQEFGVTVEAILEANPEIEDPSRIVVGQEIRIPR